ATGACACCAACGACGCGTTCAGCCGCTCGGTCGTGTCACCCAATGTGCGAGAGGTGTCGCTCGACTACGAGCCCTTCTACCGGGTCGAGGAGCAGATCTATACCGCCAAGCTGTTCCATGATTTCGGGCCGATGTCGGTCAGCCTGACCGCGGGGTATTTGCGCAACACGTTCGACTCGGGCGTCGATTACAATCTGGCCGTGCGCAATCCGATCGCCACCAACACAGGCCTTGCCTTCCTGGCACTCAATGCGGCGCGGCCCGGCAATCCCTACGCCGCGATCGCTCGCGCATTGATCCCCAATGGTCCGACCGGCGGCATCTGCCAATCGGCATTCGACGGGCCGACCGGCGTCGGCGTCTATGGCGGCAACACGGTGACCTGTTCCGCTCAGGGCGTCGACGCGGATCGCCAGACCGGCAACTCCCGGCAATATACGATCGAAGGCCACATCGACTCCAAGTTCGACGGACCGTTCAACTTCCTGCTGGGCGGCATCTACGTCAACAACAAGGTCCGCGATGTCGACTATTATGTCGGCAATTTCGAGGCATTCGACTATACGCTTGGCGGCATCGTCACCAACCTGGTGCCCGGTTTCCTCAATTTCGCAACCGGCGCTCCGGCGGCCACGACGACCTTCCAGGCAACGCCCTATTTCCGCAGCAACAGCGCGCTGTTCCGGCTGCGGTCGTACGGCGTTTTCGGTGAAGCGTACTTCGAACCCTCCGACAAGTTGAAGCTGACGGTCGGCCTTCGTTACAACAACGACAAGAAGTATGTCTCCGCTCGAACCACCACGGACAATGTGGCTGTCCCGATCGGCACCACCAATGCCACTTCTGCGCTGGATCGGTTCGACTTCGATGGCGTCACACCGGGGCAGCAGCCGTTCCAGATCGGAGAAGTTGCCTTCCAGCGCCTGACCGGCCGCGCGGTCATCGATTACAAGATCACGCCGGACAACCTTCTCTACGCATCCTATTCGCGAGGCTACAAGTCTGGCGGCGTCAACCCTCCGATCACGCCAGGCCTGGGAGTCGGACAGTTCTTTGCTCCGGAGAATGTCGACGCGATCGAGGTTGGATCGAAGAACACCTTCGGCAACGGCCAGTTTCGCTTCAATCTGACGGCATTCTACTACAAGTATAAAAATCTACAGCTGACGCGCATCGTCAATCGCACATCGGTCAACGATAATATCAACGCCAACATATATGGCGTCGAAGCCGAAGCGATCATCAGCCCCACGCCCGCCTTCGTCGTCAACGCCAACTTCAGCTACTCGCGCTCGAAGGTTGCCGGCGACCAATTCATCGTGAATCCACGCGACGTGTCGGGAGGCCGATCCGACGCGGTCATCATCAAGGATCTTCAAGCGCGAAATTGCGCCGTGATTCCGACCACCGCCGGACAATCGGCAGTGTCCAACGGCTTCGTCAACGGCGCCAACGCCGCGCTCAACGCCCAATTCCCCACCCTGGGCCTGCGCGGCACGGTGCCGGTGCCCGGCACCAACACAACCGGCGCATTCAGCAGTTGCGACTATCTGGCCGCCGTCGCCGCAGCAACCGGAGCGCCGGTCAGCGTGCTTCAAGGCGGCGTCGCGGTCAATCTACGCGACAACCAACTGCCCAACACCCCGACGTACAAGGCGTCGATCGGCGCGCAATATACGATCGATCTGGGCAATTTCACGCTCGTCCCACGCGCCGACCTCAACTATACCGGCAATTATTTCGGCACGATCTTCAACAAATCGCCGATCGACCGGATCCCGGGGTATGAGGTGGTGAACGCGCAGGTTCAGCTCAACGCACCGGATGACCGCTTCTACGTCCGCGCATTCGTGACGAACCTCACCAACAACAATGCGATCACCGGCATGTACGTGACGGATCAGTCTTCGGGCTTGTTCACCAACGTCTTCACCGTCGATCCGCGCCGCTACGGCATCGCCGCCGGCTTCAAGTTCTGATCGGACGAGGCAACCATTCGCCGCTCCATCCGCTTGATCGCACACGATCATTCGCGAAGGAGCGGCGACATGGCGAGCAATCTGAAGAAGGGCGACGAGGTCACGTGGAAGTCGCATGGCGGCACCGCGCACGGCACGGTCGAGAAGAAGCTGACGAGCGATACCACGATCAAGGGGCACAAGGTGCGTGCGTCGAGCGACGATCCGCAGTATCTGGTAGAGAGTGACAACGGCGGAAAGGCGGCGCACAAGCGCGAGGCGCTCAAGAAGGCGTGATTCCGCGAGGAGCCGGCCCGTCGGTCGGCGCAACAGGAAGGAATGCAATGGCTACCAAGACCAAGGCCGACGCGGCTGCCCCCAAGAAGGCGAAGGCCGATGCGGCCGCTGCGCCCAAGACCGGCGGCATCCACGCCCCCGTGCAGCCCTCGGCCGAACTGGGTGCGGTCGTCGGCAACGAGAAGCTGCCGCGCAGCCAGGTCATCAGCAAGGTGTGGGAATACATCAAGTCCAACAACCTGCAGAACCCGGAAAACAAGCGCGAAATCCTCGCCGACGACAAGCTGAAGAAGGTCTTCGGCAAGGACAAGGTGACGATGTTCGAGATGAACAAGTACATCTCGCAGCACGTCAAGGCCTGACCCTCATTCGCCGATCCGCCTCGCGACCTTGGCGGGCGCGGCGGATCGGCCGTCCGACGGCGCGCGCCCGACCGCGCGCGCCGCTCCCGCCGTGTGGCCAGCACGTTTCCGGCGGCGATTGATTCGCGCGTTCGGAGCCGTTACGCCCGCGCCGCGTGCCCCCGTAGCTCAGCAGGATAGAGCGACGGTTTCCTAAACCGCAGGTCGTGAGTTCGAATCTCGCCGGGGGCACCAGCTCTACCGCGGTTTTTGGCCAATTCTTCATCGTTAGAACGCGCAGAGCGCGCAACGAACCCCGGTTCGTGTCGGCACAGTTTGTTCGTGCGCCGTTCGGGCCTGCGCGCCCCCGTGATCCGCTGATCTGATCCTCACAGCCATTTCGCACGCCCAGCGGCGGCCGGCCCCGATTCGGTCGGCGCCTTCGTGCGCCCATCGACTTCCCGGCCGGGAGCCGACACGATGTCGCATACCCTCGACGCCAGCGCCGCCAGCGCGCCAGCTCGTCAATGGCTTCACCGCCCGCCTCACCGACCGCACCGGCCGCGGCCCCGACCGTAAGGTCCGTCGCCACAGAATCGACGTCGACGATCGTCGCGCGCAGGTCTTCCGCCGGATCGGTGACGGCACCGTCGCCGAACCGCGCCGACGCCGCTGCGCGGCACCACTTCACCGAGGCCCGCCGCCGCCGCCGCGATCCGGACGGACCCCGGCGCGACTCGCTTCGATGGCGACGTCAGGATCGCCGACGGCGTGCTGAATCGGTTCGTGGCGGACGCGCCGACGCTGATCGCGACGCCCGGCGGCCAAGCAGCACCCCGGCGCCGAGGACGAGCCCGGCCAGCGCGAGCGCCGCGACCGGCGGCACGCGCCGCCGTTGCGTCGTCGCGGGCGTCGGCACCGCCTCCCCCGGGGCATCGTAGCGCGACAGGTCCGGCTCCCCCGCATCGCCGCCGCCACCGAACACCCTTCCCGCGGTCTTCCTGATCGCGGGACGGCTCGCGGCAGCCATCACCGCGTGGAGGATGCGGATGCCGGTGCGGCTGTGCGGATTGGCGAGGCGCGAGGCGAAACGGGGCACGCCCTGCGCCTGCCCGACCATCGGCCGCATCGCCTGTTCGTAGGCGCCGAGGGCATCGAGCGGATCGGCGGCAAGCGCCAGTTCGCCCGCCAGCACCCGCGCGCCGGTCACCGCCAGCGTGGTGCCGACCCCGCCGATCGGCGTCACGCACCAGGCGGCGTCGCCGCACAGCACCACCCGGCCGGCGGACCAGCGCGGCATCCGGATCTGGCGCAGCACGTCCAGGTAGAAGTCGGGGGTCGTCGCCATGCCCTCGATCACGCGCGGCGCCTGCCAGCCGGCGTCGGCGAAGGTCGCGCGCAGCCACGCCTTCTGCCGCTCGGTCGGCCAGTCCTGCTCGCCCTCGGGCGGCTTCTGC
The sequence above is drawn from the Sphingomonas adhaesiva genome and encodes:
- a CDS encoding SWIB/MDM2 domain-containing protein, which produces MATKTKADAAAPKKAKADAAAAPKTGGIHAPVQPSAELGAVVGNEKLPRSQVISKVWEYIKSNNLQNPENKREILADDKLKKVFGKDKVTMFEMNKYISQHVKA
- a CDS encoding TonB-dependent receptor, producing the protein MKKFDLLCASAIGLLAAAPAAAQTGATTSAQNSAPTNGPGQEVSSNQSSGYAPDIVVTAQRQSQRLQDVPIAVTAFTADNLEKQQVVNSLALQQTLPNTTFTRGNFGGNTFTIRGVGDLCVGVTCDSATGIHINDQPLLGSRILDFEFFDLERIEVLRGPQGTLFGRNATSGVVNLITAKPDLSGIRAAGEFEYGNYDSKRVRGMINVPLTETIGVRVAGTYLNRDGFTRNTYTGRRIDGRDMYSLRGTLSWEPSPDTRIDLIANYSKENDNRSRIQKQLCNRDSSGILGCSPDRLGFDTVNGNATLASTLGSREGIGLLTALSVVPAATAGGLPAALAPQLVAYAQNFGLGSIYDTNDAFSRSVVSPNVREVSLDYEPFYRVEEQIYTAKLFHDFGPMSVSLTAGYLRNTFDSGVDYNLAVRNPIATNTGLAFLALNAARPGNPYAAIARALIPNGPTGGICQSAFDGPTGVGVYGGNTVTCSAQGVDADRQTGNSRQYTIEGHIDSKFDGPFNFLLGGIYVNNKVRDVDYYVGNFEAFDYTLGGIVTNLVPGFLNFATGAPAATTTFQATPYFRSNSALFRLRSYGVFGEAYFEPSDKLKLTVGLRYNNDKKYVSARTTTDNVAVPIGTTNATSALDRFDFDGVTPGQQPFQIGEVAFQRLTGRAVIDYKITPDNLLYASYSRGYKSGGVNPPITPGLGVGQFFAPENVDAIEVGSKNTFGNGQFRFNLTAFYYKYKNLQLTRIVNRTSVNDNINANIYGVEAEAIISPTPAFVVNANFSYSRSKVAGDQFIVNPRDVSGGRSDAVIIKDLQARNCAVIPTTAGQSAVSNGFVNGANAALNAQFPTLGLRGTVPVPGTNTTGAFSSCDYLAAVAAATGAPVSVLQGGVAVNLRDNQLPNTPTYKASIGAQYTIDLGNFTLVPRADLNYTGNYFGTIFNKSPIDRIPGYEVVNAQVQLNAPDDRFYVRAFVTNLTNNNAITGMYVTDQSSGLFTNVFTVDPRRYGIAAGFKF
- a CDS encoding DUF2945 domain-containing protein, which produces MASNLKKGDEVTWKSHGGTAHGTVEKKLTSDTTIKGHKVRASSDDPQYLVESDNGGKAAHKREALKKA
- a CDS encoding FAD-dependent monooxygenase, yielding MRVLVTGASVAGNTCAWWLGRAGFDVTVVERAPAFRYGGQNVDVRGVGRAVLRCMGLEQAALALGTGEEGTAWVEEDGRVAAQFLTDEIGADGPTAEMEILRGDLAQLLFDGARDHARYRFGDHVVAVGQTVDTATVTFAGGTTEDYDLVIVAEGVGSATRALVFPGENRPRPMDLTIAYFTIPRRADDDRLWRWYHAPGGRSVSLRPDRHGTTRAMLSVQKPPEGEQDWPTERQKAWLRATFADAGWQAPRVIEGMATTPDFYLDVLRQIRMPRWSAGRVVLCGDAAWCVTPIGGVGTTLAVTGARVLAGELALAADPLDALGAYEQAMRPMVGQAQGVPRFASRLANPHSRTGIRILHAVMAAASRPAIRKTAGRVFGGGGDAGEPDLSRYDAPGEAVPTPATTQRRRVPPVAALALAGLVLGAGVLLGRRASRSASARPPRTDSARRRRS